GTCGTCATGGACTCGCCCTATTGCTGGGCTCAACAGCTAACGACGTCCTGCACAGCGCGCCTTGCGATGTCTTGGCAGTACGCCTAAAAAAATCAGAGTAAGTGCCAACGGAGAATAAGGCATAAGCCTTATTCTCCTGCCTCTTTAGGCCCCATAACCAGCGGCCTGACTTTCTGCAACTGGGTTTCCAGTGAGTAGGTGATGCTGGACGACATGGAAAAGAAGCTGAGGAAGGCCTTTAGGTTTGAGTCCCCCTCACAGGTAGCATGAATACGCTGCCAAAAAGCCTGGTTGACCAACTGCAATTGTTGGAAGAGCCGCACCAGCCCCTTCATGTCCCAATCTGGTATTCGCCCCTCTTTGTAGTTGAAGTATTGCTGAGTGAGGTAAAGGGAAACTACGCGTAAGGTGAACTCCTGGGAGTTGGCGAATGGCAAGTGCTGCAACGCCATCGGCTTCAATTTATTCAAGACGGGGCACGCACTGGTGGCCATGATCACCCCTAAGAGTGCTCGTAACCCCTCCTCCAACCCCAGGTACTTAGCATATTCACGCTCAGGGGTACGTACCGAGACAGAGACCTTCTGGAATGCAGGCAGCCCTTGAAAATCCTCGATCACACGGTGCAGGTCCACCGCTGCAGGGCAATGGCTAAATTGGTCTTTGCTCAGCGGGCAGTTAGTGCAGCGTTCGTGCTCAAGTCGCGTCCATGCGGGTGCTTGTTGCGCGTCCTGCGCGCTATAAACCCGATCAAGCTCAATTTTGTAACTGAACTGATGGTCGTCATCGAGAATAATGCTGTACTCGATACTCATGAAAGTCCCCGCCAGAATCCACTAAACACTACCTCTAACGCATGCAGCGCTAGATGGCACTTACCCTTCCAGCTCGGCCCATCGTTCGATCAGGTGGTCCAGCTCTTGCTGCGCAGCCTGCATCGCCTCAAGCACTTTGGACGTCACCTCTACAGGCTGCTGGTAAAAACCAGGGTCACCAATTTGCTCCTGATAAGCAGCCAGTTTCGCTTCAAGCTCATCAATCTGCCCTGGGATTGCTTCCAGCTCGCGCTGCAACTTGTAGCTAAGCTTCTTCTTACTGGCCGGTGCGGGGGCTTCTGGCTCAACCACCGCGGCCTCAACAGGAGCTGGCACCACAGCCGATTGCAGCTCTGGCTTACCGCCTTTGGTTTCACCAACGCCCAGCAGGCGGGGTGATCCACCCTGGCGCAGCCAATCCTGATAGCCGCCCACATATTCCCGCACTCGGCCTTCACCTTCAAAAACTAAAGTACTGGTTACGACGTTATCGAGGAACGCCCGGTCGTGGCTGACCATCAGTACCGTGCCAGAGAAAGTCAGCAGGACCTCTTCCAACAGTTCAAGGGTTTCCACATCCAGGTCGTTGGTCGGCTCATCCAGCACCAGCAAGTTGGCGGGCTTGCTGAACAACTTGGCCAGCAACAGACGGGCGCGCTCACCACCAGACAGGGCTTTAACCGGGGTACGGGCGCGCTGCGGACTGAACAGGAAGTCGCCCAGATAGCTCAGGACGTGTCGGTTCTGGCCATCAATTTCGATAAAGTCGCGGCCTTCAGAAATGTTATCGATAACGGTTTTTTCTAAATCCAGCTGGTTTCGCAGCTGATCAAAGTAAGCAACCTCTAGGCGCGTCCCCACCTCTACAGTGCCCTTAGTCGGCTGAAGATCCCCCAGCATAAGCTTGAGCAAGGTGGTTTTGCCGGTACCGTTAGCCCCCAGAAAACCAATGCGATCGCCCCGCTGCAGCACCATGGAGAAATCCTTGATCAGTTCAGGGCCGCCTGGATGGGCGAAGCTGACATTTTCAAGCACCATGACCTGCTTGCCCGACTTCTCCGAGGTCTCCAGTTGGAAGCTCGCTTTACCAGTACGCTCGCGGCGCTGGCTACGTTCCTGGCGCATGGCTTTCAGAGCACGTACACGCCCTTCGTTACGGGTACGACGGGCTTTGATGCCCTGTCGAATCCACACTTCTTCCTGAGCCAGACGTTTGTCGAACAGCGCGTTGGCAGTCTCTTCTGCCGCCAGAACAGCTTCCTTATGTACAAGGAAGCTGGCGTAATCGCCGTTCCAGTCGATCAGACCGCCGCGATCCAACTCAAGAATGCGGGTGGCGAGGTTTTGCAGGAAAGAACGGTCGTGGGTAATAAATAGCACCGCGCCCTGAAACTCCTTCAACGCCTCTTCCAGCCAGGCAATGGCACCGATGTCCAGGTGGTTGGTAGGCTCGTCCAGCAGCAACAAATCAGGCTCAGAGACCAGCGCCTGAGCCAACAGCACACGACGGCGCCAACCGCCGGACAGCTCAGCCAAGGTTTTTTCAGCAGGCAATTGCAAGCGGCTCAGGGTGCTGTCTACCAGTTGCTGTAAGCGCCAACCATCACGAGCCTCAAGCTCCTGCTGCACGCGCATGAGCTTGTCCAAGTCCTCATCATTGGTGATGTTCTGGCTGAGGTGGTGATACTGCGCGAGCAATTCACCTACACCGTCCAAGCCCTGGGCGACCACATCAAACACACTGCGCCCATCAGCAACAGGCAGTTCTTGGGGCAGCTCACCGATTTTCAAACCGGGTGCACGCCAGATTGAGCCGTCGTCAGGCTTTTGTAGGTCCTTAACCAACTTAAGCATGCTGGACTTACCCGTGCCGTTACGGCCGATGATGCACACCCGCTCGCCCCTGGCGATCTGCCAGGACACTTTGTCCAGCAACGGCATTGCGCCAAAAGCCAGGGACACATCAGAGAATTTGAGCAGGGTCATCACACGCCTCAACATAACGGCGGGAGTTGGGCTCACTGGTAAACCAGACACCGCCTCCCGGAGTAATCTTCCACAGCACGCAGGCTGCAAAACTGGGCGCGCATTCTACCCTGAGTTGTCGTCTCGTATCGCTGGCAATTTCCCGATAGCTCTGTAAACCAAGCAAACAGTGCCTACACACATGATTTGGCTTACATCAAAGTGCTCAACCGCTTTCATTACCGCCCTGAGCCTTCTCCGAGTTAAGGCAAACGACTAAGCTAGTGGGATTGCACTACTGCTATTTATGGATGAGTCATGCGAGCCCCTTTGTTGAAACTGCTCTCCTGCCTGTTGGCGTCTACTGTCTGTCTTTCAACTGCCCAAGCCGCAACACTGGCCCAGCAGCGGCTCTACTACGACCAAGCCAAGGCTGCATTGGCCAAAGGCGACAAGGGCCCTTACCTGCGCTACGCCAATGAGCTGCGCGACTACCCACTGGAGCCCTACCTCGCCTATGACGAGCTGACAGCCCGGCTCAAGTCCGCCAGCAATGAAGAAATCGAAAAATTCATCACGGAACATGGTGAC
The Pseudomonas mendocina DNA segment above includes these coding regions:
- a CDS encoding ATP-binding cassette domain-containing protein, which codes for MTLLKFSDVSLAFGAMPLLDKVSWQIARGERVCIIGRNGTGKSSMLKLVKDLQKPDDGSIWRAPGLKIGELPQELPVADGRSVFDVVAQGLDGVGELLAQYHHLSQNITNDEDLDKLMRVQQELEARDGWRLQQLVDSTLSRLQLPAEKTLAELSGGWRRRVLLAQALVSEPDLLLLDEPTNHLDIGAIAWLEEALKEFQGAVLFITHDRSFLQNLATRILELDRGGLIDWNGDYASFLVHKEAVLAAEETANALFDKRLAQEEVWIRQGIKARRTRNEGRVRALKAMRQERSQRRERTGKASFQLETSEKSGKQVMVLENVSFAHPGGPELIKDFSMVLQRGDRIGFLGANGTGKTTLLKLMLGDLQPTKGTVEVGTRLEVAYFDQLRNQLDLEKTVIDNISEGRDFIEIDGQNRHVLSYLGDFLFSPQRARTPVKALSGGERARLLLAKLFSKPANLLVLDEPTNDLDVETLELLEEVLLTFSGTVLMVSHDRAFLDNVVTSTLVFEGEGRVREYVGGYQDWLRQGGSPRLLGVGETKGGKPELQSAVVPAPVEAAVVEPEAPAPASKKKLSYKLQRELEAIPGQIDELEAKLAAYQEQIGDPGFYQQPVEVTSKVLEAMQAAQQELDHLIERWAELEG